CTCAAGCTTTCGGATGGACAACGAGGACGGAACAAACCGCCCCCAAAGCAGGGCGAAAAGCGTCTTCGCCCCCACCTGACTCGCGAGCTTCAGCGGGCTCTTGCGGTTGGCATAGGCGAGCTCTAGATTCGGCAACAGCCTTCGCATCTTCTGCGTGTTGACGACCGCGACATTGCCGCCCGTGAAAACCCCCTCCGCCAGACGCAGAGTCGTCCGCTTCATCCCTGGAAACTCCGATTCGCACCGCGCGACCGGAATGATCGGATAGTTGAGTGCTGCTGTCGGATCCGAGCGTCGCACAAAGTCGTCCACAGCCGCCCGGCCCAGGAACGGCAAATCGGCGGTGACCATCATAAACTGATCGGTCTGCACAGCCTCTAGGCCATTGGCCAGGCTCAGGATGAAGCTATTCCCCGCCGGGACATGGCGCACCCCTGCCAACTGAGCCTCACCCACCAGGATCGGCTCGCCCAGATGCTGCACCGCATCGGCCACGAGCTCCACCATCGTTTTGCCTTTCGCCGGCAGGCTCGCGCGAAACTTGATTCCGTACTGGATTTGCAGCGCGTGTTCGGCCTCGCCTCCCGCCAAAATTACGACATCCATAAGCTCTCCTCCCGGCTCAGCGTCGGAGCTACGAACACGTTCCCCGCGCCCGCCATGTGCATCGCGACCTTCCGCGCTTCCTCTTCCGTCGCGAATCTGCCGAAGACCGCCGACCCGCTCCCGCTCAGCAACGCGCCATCTGCCCCCAACCCGAGCATCCTGTCCACGATCTCCAGGCATGCGCACGGCGCGACCCGCTCAAAGTCGTTGTAAAGCTCGCGATCATCCACTGGAAACGCACGCCACTCTCGCGGCTTTGCATCGAGCTGTCCATAGGCTTGGGCGCTCGAGACCCCGACGTCGGGTTTGACGATCACCAGCCACTCTCGCGGCACATTCTCCAGCGCGGTCAACTTCTCGCCGTACCCCTCGGCTCGGGCTCGCCCTCCGACCAGGAAGAACGGCACATCCGCCCCGACCGCTTCGGCGACCATTGTGGCGTGCCCCCACGGCAACTCGCCCACAAACTGAGGAAGCGCGCGTAGCAATCCTGCCGCATCCGAACTGCCGCCGCCCAAGCCGCTTTCGACGGGGATCCCTTTGCGTAGCTCGATGCGCAGTGGCGGCACATCGACGAGCTCACGCACAAGCTGCAGCGTCTTCGACAGCGTATTTCGCTCGGGCAGGCCCCGCCAGTCACAGAGTATCTCCGTTTGTGCGACGCCACTCGTGATCGTCAAGGTGTCGTAGAGTCCTACTGCCTGAAAGATCGACCGAATCGGATGGTAGCCGCTTGCATCGGGTTGTCCAACCGACAAAAAGGTATTGACCTTGGCGGGGCACCGAAGATTACGTATCAAGGTGCTCCTCCTCAGTCGCGGGCGGGCTGGTCAACGCCGCAAAAGGGTTCATATCGAGTTCGTCGAGGGCCTTGTCGATAGTATCGAGTTGGGCTCTGGCCTCGCCCATCGCCGACAAAAAGTCGCCGTTGACCATGCCCGGTTCTCGACCCACCAGTCGGTGCCCCAGCATCTTGATTCTCAGGCCATCCAGAGTCGTGATGAACACGTTCGCCTGCGCCTCGGTGCGGGTGACCATCGCCAGGACCGCACTGTACTGTTGCCGGTACTCCGCCAAGTTCCGGTCCGCGATCTGGAAGAGCTGATCTGTTTGCGCGTCGTGCGACGATGGCAGGGCCGTTCGGCCCGGTACGGGCTGCATCTTCCCTTCGCTGTCGCCGATCTCCTTGAGGACAATGTCCGCGCGTCGCAACGCAAGGTACAACGCCGACGCCACCCGCTCGACGGTGCCAGGCATCTCCTGCAGATCCGCGATCTGACTCTTGCGCAGGCTCTCCGCTCCGTCCTGTACTGATTTCAGCCGCTCCTCGCAAGTGCGCCACAAATGACCTAGGCTCGGATGAATGAACGCGTCCCGCTTCGCCATCAGCTTGGCGCGATGATGCAAGACAAACCCCAGCGCCGGCGCGAATGTGACCGCAGACAACACCCAAGCAAACTGGATTCCTGCTGAGAGCAGCAAGCCTCCCATGACCGCCGAGCACGCCACGTACGCGATGCCGGGGCGGAGCCAATTATCGGCTCCGAAGAGGTGCTTTCGGTACAGGAGCCGATCTCTTGCTTCGACCTCGTTCAAGCGATCACCCCAGTTGTGGCCGGGCTCCCGCATGCGGAAGGGCCCGCTCACACGCATAGGCGATCTGAAGCAACTTCTCGTCGGCCATCACAGGCGTCATGATTTGCAGGCCAACCGGCAGGCCATCTGAAAAACCACAATTGAGCGACAAGCCGGGGAATCCGCCCATGTTGGCGGGGATCGTACACGTGTCGAGCAGCTTCAGCGCCATGGGGTCCGCCATCAACTCGCCAAGCTTAAATGCCACCACCGGGCTGCACGGAGACATGATCGCGTCGAACTGCTGGAAAGTCGCTTCAAACTCGGACGCCATCATCGCGCGCACTTGCTGAGCTCGTAGATAGTAGGCATCGTAGTACCCAGCGGACAGGGCATAGGTACCCATCATGATGCGCGCCTTGACTTCGTGACCAAACAGCTTGCCGCGAGTCGAGGCTACCGCTCCAATGTGCCCGGCACCGTCTACATGGTTGCCGTACCGTACGCCGTCGAATCGCGCCAGGTTGGACGACGCTTCGCTCGGGGCGATGATGTAGTAGGTCGTCACTCCAAGCTGGATACTGGGCATCTTGACGCGAGTGAACTCCACTCCTTCCTTCGCCAAAGTCTCGATCGCTTCGTTCACTGCCGCGAGGACGCCCGGCTGGCTGTCATCGCTGAACATCTCATCTGGCAGCGCCACGCGCAACCCCTTCAGGCTGCCGTGCTTCAACCCATCGACTCGAATCTGCGAATCCGGGAGCGAGGTACTGTCGAGCGGATCGTTGCCGGAAATCGCTTGCGCGAGTAGAGCGCAATCTTCGACCGTCCGGCCGAATGGACCGATCTGGTCCAGCGAAGAGGCGAACGCCACAAGCCCGTACCGCGACACGCGTCCGTAAGTCGGTTTGTAACCCACTAGGCCGCACAGAGACGCGGGCATTCGAATCGAGCCCCCGGTATCCGAACCGAGGCTGATGGGAGCGAGGTTTGCCGCGACTGCCGCCGCCGAGCCGCCAGATGACCCTCCGGGCGACCGAGTGGGATCCCAGGGATTCTTGGACGGGCCGAACGCGGAGTTCTCGCACGAGGTCCCCATGGCAAACTCGTCCAAGTTCGTCTTGCCTAGCCCGACGCATCCGTGGGCCTTCAGCCGCTGCACGACCGTCGCGTCATAAGGCGGAATGTAGTTCTCCAGAACCTTGGATGCACACGTCGTCCGTACTCCCAAGGTCGAGATGTTGTCCTTGAGCGCGATGGGAACTCCCGCCAGCGGACCGCCCTCGCCAGCATCTATCAAGCTCTGAGCCGCTTCGGCTTCCGCGAGCGTCTTATCACGGTCCACAGTCAGGTACGCGAAGTACTTGGAATCTTCTGATTCGATACGCTGAAGATACGACTCGGCCACTTCGCGGACGGAAACCTCTTTCGCACGGAGTTTGGCCGCAAGTTCCGCGGCGGTCAGGTTGGTCATGCGTTCGTGGTCAATCCTCGATGATGGCGGGCACAACGAAGAGGCCTGCTCGGCTCTTGGGTGCGTTGGCCAGCGCTGCCTCTCGGCTCAGGCCGTGGCGAGGCTCGTCGTCTGAGAGCACGTTGTACAAAGCCACCGCATGGGGTTTCGGCTCAAAAGCGCTCACGTCTACCGCAGCAATGTCTTGGGCATGGCCGAGTAGAGCGTTCAGTTCAACTTGAAAACTCTTTAACTCTTCTTCGGTCAAATCCAGGCGTGCGAGACGCGCAACGTGCTGGACCTCATCAAACGAGATCGGCATACGCCGCAGTATATCCGAAGCGCATAATACGAACTATGCCGACTACGGGTCCACGTGCGTCGTACCCAGCGGTCGCCGCAGTCGTCACTGTGGTGACGCTCATGGGTCTGGCCGCACGTGAGTTCAAGCCCCTGATCCCCCCAGTCGTGACCGACGGCGTGGAAGTACTTGACCCCACCCAACCAGGACTGCGCCTTTCGGATGAACGCATCCGCTGGAGGGAATTCGGCCCTCAAGCCATCGCCGAAGCGCGCCGCACGAATCGCCTCATGATGATCCTCATCGGAGATCGCGCCAGCGCGGCCTACCGATTCGCCGATCGTTACTGGTTCACTGACCGCGATCTTATCGACACGATGAATGCTGAATTCATCGCGATTCGCATCGACCCGGACCAGTATCCAGCGATGACGACTTCATTCATGCCCTTTAGGCGTACCAGCCGCGGCCTCGACCCGCTGTTTCAAGTCTGGTTTGTAGACCCCGCGGGCTCACTTCTGGACGGCATGTTCATCGCCAACGCTTTTCGGATTCCCGAAGCGAATTGGGCGGTCACGACTCTCAATAACCTGCGCGTCCGATGGAACAAGCTCAAGGCCGATCAGACCCCGTTCGATCTGCAGGCCAGTGACATCGAAATGCTGAACCGCCCGCCGGTCATGCTCGATTTCGACGGTCACGCCAAGTTCATCGAATCGATGCGCGATCCGAAATTCGGCGGGATCGTCCGCGACGACCGCCAACTCCTCCGCCCCATGTCGTGGCGGTACCTCGCGCTCACAGGCTACACCGAAGAGTTGCTCGCAAGCATGCGCCCCTGCATTGCCTCACCGATGACCGACTGGCTCGACGGCGGGTTTTTCCGCGAGTGCAATGATAGGTCTTGGCGGCAGGTCGAGGTCGATAAGTCTACGCAACAGAACGCCGCGATGATGCTCACCGTCGCCATCGCCGGCCAAGTCCTGGGCAAGCCAGAGTACATCGAAGTCGCGAAACTAACGTTCGATTGGCTGATGAACGAAATGCACGAGGGCGACAGCTTCGTCGGGTTCCGCGTGGGCGATGGCACGCGCGTGGGTCGCTCGAAGCTCTCCTCGTTTCCCGTGCGTGTGCTGCGGGAGAACTTCAGCGGCGAAGAGCGCGAGTGGCTGCGCACCCACTTCGGTCTGCGCGTCGAAGACAATCCGCAAATGCTGGTGTATCTCCCGCACCCAGAGGAAGTCTTCAGTGCGGAATTCAGGCGGTTCCGCGATCGACTTCGCGACCTGCGTGATCGGTCGAGCCCCATGCTCACTTCGAAGGGTCGCCTCGACGTCACTGGCTCCGCCCTCGCCCGAATGATCGAGACCGCCGCGCTCGTCAATGACAAAGAGCGGCTCAATGCAGCGCTGCGCCTCACCGTCTCACTCGATGCGTTCAAGAGCGGTGTAAACGATGTCCTGCACCGCTTGCCCGAGAATGGCAGCGGCGATTCGTGCCTGGCCGACTACTTGGCCTACGCCGATGCACGGTGGCAGGAGTATGCGGTGACGGGTCGCATCGACGCCTTATCCGATGGCCTGAGCGTGCTGCGCCGAGCAATTAATCTGTTCCTGGACAAGCAGAGCGGTGTCCTCAAGGATGGGCTCTGGACCTTTGGCGAGCCGTCTATCCCAAACGTCCCTTCGGTTGCGCTGCACGACTCCATGGGCGAATCGAGCATTGCCGCCGCAGTTCGGCTCTGCGGACTGTACGGTCGGGCGGAGCGCTGCATGAAGATCCCTTCGCCGACCGAGCCCGTCAACCTCGTGGCGACCGCCAATGCGCTGGTCGACCGCTTCGCTCCCATCGCCGCGGAACTGCAGAATCGCGTTTCCGGGTTCTTTGGCTCCGCTCTGGTGGACGAGCAGCCCTCCTGGGTGGCAGTGGTCCAACCGAACGATACCGCCGCGATTGCCGCCGCGCATCGTGCTCACCCTACGCAGTACGTCATCCCCATCTATTCGGCGGGCGAGGCTGCCCCCAAGTTGCAAAAGCCGGGCGTCTATCAGGTGGAGTTCGATCCCAACGGGGTCCGGGTGAAGTCATTCACCCCCACTCGCGCCACGCCCGCACTTTGAGGCATAATCTCCGGCGGAGAGGTCGCATAGTGGTCTAGTGCGCCGCACTCGAAATGCGGTGTATCGCAAGGTACCGTGGGTTCGAATCCCACCCTCTCCGCCACTCCGACC
The sequence above is drawn from the Chthonomonas sp. genome and encodes:
- a CDS encoding NTP transferase domain-containing protein; protein product: MDVVILAGGEAEHALQIQYGIKFRASLPAKGKTMVELVADAVQHLGEPILVGEAQLAGVRHVPAGNSFILSLANGLEAVQTDQFMMVTADLPFLGRAAVDDFVRRSDPTAALNYPIIPVARCESEFPGMKRTTLRLAEGVFTGGNVAVVNTQKMRRLLPNLELAYANRKSPLKLASQVGAKTLFALLWGRFVPSSLSIRKLEQNVSKMLGGPVRGVITEYASIGTDIDNAEQYQLARTYGWL
- the ispE gene encoding 4-(cytidine 5'-diphospho)-2-C-methyl-D-erythritol kinase, whose amino-acid sequence is MIRNLRCPAKVNTFLSVGQPDASGYHPIRSIFQAVGLYDTLTITSGVAQTEILCDWRGLPERNTLSKTLQLVRELVDVPPLRIELRKGIPVESGLGGGSSDAAGLLRALPQFVGELPWGHATMVAEAVGADVPFFLVGGRARAEGYGEKLTALENVPREWLVIVKPDVGVSSAQAYGQLDAKPREWRAFPVDDRELYNDFERVAPCACLEIVDRMLGLGADGALLSGSGSAVFGRFATEEEARKVAMHMAGAGNVFVAPTLSREESLWMS
- the gatA gene encoding Asp-tRNA(Asn)/Glu-tRNA(Gln) amidotransferase subunit GatA produces the protein MTNLTAAELAAKLRAKEVSVREVAESYLQRIESEDSKYFAYLTVDRDKTLAEAEAAQSLIDAGEGGPLAGVPIALKDNISTLGVRTTCASKVLENYIPPYDATVVQRLKAHGCVGLGKTNLDEFAMGTSCENSAFGPSKNPWDPTRSPGGSSGGSAAAVAANLAPISLGSDTGGSIRMPASLCGLVGYKPTYGRVSRYGLVAFASSLDQIGPFGRTVEDCALLAQAISGNDPLDSTSLPDSQIRVDGLKHGSLKGLRVALPDEMFSDDSQPGVLAAVNEAIETLAKEGVEFTRVKMPSIQLGVTTYYIIAPSEASSNLARFDGVRYGNHVDGAGHIGAVASTRGKLFGHEVKARIMMGTYALSAGYYDAYYLRAQQVRAMMASEFEATFQQFDAIMSPCSPVVAFKLGELMADPMALKLLDTCTIPANMGGFPGLSLNCGFSDGLPVGLQIMTPVMADEKLLQIAYACERALPHAGARPQLG
- the gatC gene encoding Asp-tRNA(Asn)/Glu-tRNA(Gln) amidotransferase subunit GatC — translated: MPISFDEVQHVARLARLDLTEEELKSFQVELNALLGHAQDIAAVDVSAFEPKPHAVALYNVLSDDEPRHGLSREAALANAPKSRAGLFVVPAIIED
- a CDS encoding DUF255 domain-containing protein, whose translation is MPTTGPRASYPAVAAVVTVVTLMGLAAREFKPLIPPVVTDGVEVLDPTQPGLRLSDERIRWREFGPQAIAEARRTNRLMMILIGDRASAAYRFADRYWFTDRDLIDTMNAEFIAIRIDPDQYPAMTTSFMPFRRTSRGLDPLFQVWFVDPAGSLLDGMFIANAFRIPEANWAVTTLNNLRVRWNKLKADQTPFDLQASDIEMLNRPPVMLDFDGHAKFIESMRDPKFGGIVRDDRQLLRPMSWRYLALTGYTEELLASMRPCIASPMTDWLDGGFFRECNDRSWRQVEVDKSTQQNAAMMLTVAIAGQVLGKPEYIEVAKLTFDWLMNEMHEGDSFVGFRVGDGTRVGRSKLSSFPVRVLRENFSGEEREWLRTHFGLRVEDNPQMLVYLPHPEEVFSAEFRRFRDRLRDLRDRSSPMLTSKGRLDVTGSALARMIETAALVNDKERLNAALRLTVSLDAFKSGVNDVLHRLPENGSGDSCLADYLAYADARWQEYAVTGRIDALSDGLSVLRRAINLFLDKQSGVLKDGLWTFGEPSIPNVPSVALHDSMGESSIAAAVRLCGLYGRAERCMKIPSPTEPVNLVATANALVDRFAPIAAELQNRVSGFFGSALVDEQPSWVAVVQPNDTAAIAAAHRAHPTQYVIPIYSAGEAAPKLQKPGVYQVEFDPNGVRVKSFTPTRATPAL